A window of Globicephala melas chromosome 2, mGloMel1.2, whole genome shotgun sequence genomic DNA:
CACCCTCTTGAGGCCTCACTTGCAAGGTCTTCAGCGTTTGAGGAGGCAAGAAAGGTCACTTCCGGTCCTCCAACCTCGGAGGCGCGCGGACGCTCGGCCGTAACTGAACAACTCGAGCTCCAAGTCTCTGATTGGCTCTGGCATGTGGGGGGGCGGGATGTGGCAGCGAGGGGCGTGGCCCTGCCGTCTCCCAAACTGGAGTCTTCCTCGCAGAGCGGAAGCCGACCTCTCCTGCCCCGGAAGTGCAAGTCTGGAGGTCGTGCAGGTGAGGATTCCGCCGGCGAGGCGGGTTTTTTCGAGATGCCGGGGGCTGAGGCCAAGGGCTCGGAGTTGTCCGAGAGGATCGAGAGTTTCGTAGAGGCACTGAAGCGGGGCGGCGGGCGGCACAGCTCCGAGGACATGGCCCGGGAGACCCTGGGGCTGCTGCGCCGGATCATCACGGACCACCGCTGGAGCAATGCAGGTGAGGCAGGCCTAGCTCCATCGCCTCCCTCGCCACTTTCCGTTTCCTATCCCCGGGCGGAAAGTCGCCCAGGCCCCACCGCGCCCTTGCCGCGCTTACCCTCTCTCTTTGGACGACAGGGGAGCTGATGGAATTGATCCGCAGAGAAGGCCGGAGAATGACGGCCGCTCAACCGTCAGAGACCACTGTGGGCAACATGGTGCGGAGAGTGCTCAGGATCATCCGGGAGGAGTATGGCAGGTCAGGCCCACGTCCTGGGCCGGGGGTTGGACCCAGTGACGCTTTTTACATGGAGCCTTTATTGGAGCTGAGCAGCTGTTGTTACCTTAATGACCACatctcttccccacctccctctttGGGTCTTGTTGCCTCCATAGACTCCACGGACGCAGCGACGAGAGCGATCAGCAGGAGTCCCTGCACAAACTCTTGACATCCGGGGGCTCGAGCGAGGATTTCCGCTCCCATTATGCTCAACTCCAGTCCAACATCATTGAAGCAATTAATGAGCTGCTTGTGGAACTGGGTGAGTCCTGATCCCTAGGTGGACAAGACAGGTGGCAGGCAGATGAGGGAACAGAAGACCCTGGAAGTTGTCATCAGCAGAGATGGGAGATTACCAGTCCTCTGGTGCTCGGAAGTTTGCCCTCATCCTGATTAGGAAGGGTTGGAATAGGTGGCAGACTAAGATAACCCTCTTTACATTTCCTTACAGACTAACCCCTTATCGACTGCAGATCTGCTGTGGCGGAGACTCTATTTGGGaagagctttatttttattttaaagaagatgaACCCCCGAAAACCACAGTTGATAGACCCTCCTTCACTAAACTTCCTCTTGAATTTttatacagacacacatacacatatacatacacatacacatacacataggcCACCTTCACCCACTTGTCTGTGTGACTCAGGAGAACTGTAGATACTTATTGCAATCAGCGTTCCCAGGGGAGGAAGAAGCCGAGTCTGTCTGTGCACTGAGCTGCTGCTTCCAaatccaccccccccaccccacccccagtttttCTGCCGTGGCCTCCCTGTCAGTTGGAGGTGTTGTGGCCACCTTTTGGAGGAGGAGTTCTTTGGGGGGAAGCTCTGTTTACCCCACGCTCAGCACTTTAGAATTTCCCAAATTGGACCATTTCTTGCCTAAATTCATTGTCTTCAAAGTCAATTGTAAAGAGCTGGTGTTGGGACCCGGCAGGGGCACAGGGAGTAAGTTGATGAATAGGGGTGCTGCTGGGCAAGAGGGTAGGCTGAGAACTTGGGAGATGGAAGATCGTGGAGGAGCAGGGCTTTTAAGGAAAGGTGACATTCCACATTAAGTCCATTGACCACGTGTTACCAGGGTCTGCTAGGTGGGCAGTCTAGAGAAGGGTGCACATCCctttctgttttctgtagtgTCTGTCTGTGTTGTAGCATAGCAGTGtcatatttttcttgaaaaactgGCTTCTTGCAGAAGGGACAACGGAGAACATCGCagcccaggctctggagcacATCCACTCCAATGAGGTGATCATGACCATTGGCTTCTCCCGAACAGTGGAGGCCTTCCTCAAAGAGGCTGCCCGAAAGAGGAAATTCCATGTCATCGTGGCAGAGTGTGCACCTTTCTGTCAGGTACGGGGACTGCTGGAGTtgctaagaaaaatttaaaataaggagaGAATAAAGGAGGGGTAGGTGGGCTCCATGCCATCTTTGAATTGATAAGCAAGGCACAGTGAGAAGACAAAGTAAAACACTAAGGGAATTTTCAAGTTCATCCTGTTAACATTCTTAAACATTGGTTTAGGAAAGTTGGGTGACATATTTTTCATACCatataaagaaagaaaccttTGTTTTTAACCTTCAAGACCCAGTTTAGA
This region includes:
- the EIF2B2 gene encoding translation initiation factor eIF2B subunit beta isoform X2, whose translation is MPGAEAKGSELSERIESFVEALKRGGGRHSSEDMARETLGLLRRIITDHRWSNAGELMELIRREGRRMTAAQPSETTVGNMVRRVLRIIREEYGRLHGRSDESDQQESLHKLLTSGGSSEDFRSHYAQLQSNIIEAINELLVELEGTTENIAAQALEHIHSNEVIMTIGFSRTVEAFLKEAARKRKFHVIVAECAPFCQGHEMAVNLSKTGIETTVMTDAAIFAVMSRVNKVIIGTKTILANGALRAVTGTHTLALAAKHHSTPLIVCAPMFKLSPQFPNEEDSFHKFVAPEEVLPFTEGHPDPS
- the EIF2B2 gene encoding translation initiation factor eIF2B subunit beta isoform X1 codes for the protein MPGAEAKGSELSERIESFVEALKRGGGRHSSEDMARETLGLLRRIITDHRWSNAGELMELIRREGRRMTAAQPSETTVGNMVRRVLRIIREEYGRLHGRSDESDQQESLHKLLTSGGSSEDFRSHYAQLQSNIIEAINELLVELEGTTENIAAQALEHIHSNEVIMTIGFSRTVEAFLKEAARKRKFHVIVAECAPFCQGHEMAVNLSKTGIETTVMTDAAIFAVMSRVNKVIIGTKTILANGALRAVTGTHTLALAAKHHSTPLIVCAPMFKLSPQFPNEEDSFHKFVAPEEVLPFTEGDILEKVSVHCPVFDYVPPELITLFISNIGGNAPSYIYRLMSELYHPDDHVL